Part of the Aquarana catesbeiana isolate 2022-GZ linkage group LG06, ASM4218655v1, whole genome shotgun sequence genome is shown below.
tgataaatctatgtcctcagtcacttccgGTCGGGGGGgggtcctgtcaggtaggctgtatggggccccgtgatttctaacagcagccctgcctttTAGTCCAACTCCAGTGTTGCTCAGCTCTCCACAGTTTGCAGCATCGATCCCACCGAGCGAGGCAGGGGGCTCTGTGCACATGCTGACAGATTCTTGATCCATAGTGGTGTGGCATACCGCCTTCCAGATCAGCGGTCCCTGGTTCATATCTGCTGTTTACAGTTTCACAATTTCACCTCTGAAGTGCTTCCCAGAGACTGTAATGTAAATCTTCCAGTGGAATTTTTaataaactgacttttttttaatatattctgcACCCTGACTATTTGTGTActaaccccctgaagaagactcaTTTGTATAGAGTTAAAACACGTTGAGAATGTGTTGGTGGTGTTCGTTTATATACCAATAACCATTGCAACATTTGTGATTTGTTAGCATAGAGACCTCAATAATGGGTGGAACTTTAAAGGCACCACAAAAAAATGTTCACAAGTAAAATACATAAAGTTTATTGTACAAAGATTGAAAAGAATCACACGGTTCCTTTACAAAAAATCATATAATGTAAAATCAATATGATATGATTGTCATATGAATACTCATCAATCCACTAAAGGGGGACCACAAATGTCACCAATAAATAAATAGAACTCCAACGCATTTCATCTCCAGTCATCTTCCTCAGGGGGTTGATGAAATGGGTAATttctaaaaaaacaacaatatagtAACCAAAAAATACCAAAATGATGTACGAGTTACAACAACATATTATAATATTGGAATACACTCACAGTGTTGGTGATTGGGATAAAGCCAATCAGAGATGCCTCCACTCACACTCAAATGGGCAAAAATTTGCACAACAGACATATAGCCGCTATGCAGAGATGGCTAGATAGAAGAAATATAATTAACTATATTATATGCTGAGGTGTAATAACGCTATAGCTTACTTGTGCAAGAGCAACAACAGAGCTCCTAGATCAAAAAAGCGATATCTACAGGGCAACAACGTAACTCCTAGGTCAGAAGGTAGTATatgtaaacacacctccaagacgaccactgccttgctaaagaagctgggggtaaaggtgatggactggccaagcatgtctccagacctaaaccctattgatcatctgtggggcatcctcaaacggaaggtggaggagcacaaggtctctaacatccaccagctccgtgatgtcgtcatggaggggtggaagaggactccagtggcaacctgtgaagctctggtgacctccatgcccaagagggttaaggcagtgctggaaaataatggcggccacacaaaatattgacactttgggcccaatttggacgttttcacttaggggtgtactgacttttgttgccagcggtttagacattaatggctgtgtgttgagttattttgaggggacagcaaatttacactgttatacaagctgtacactcactactttacattgtagacaagtgtcatttcttcagtgttgtcacatgaaaagatagaggaAAAGATTTGCAacaatgtcactgaggggtgtacttacttttacatatatatataaaccatataAACCAaccattttacatatatatataaaccataaaaaaataaaacaacacccACCCTGCAAAGGGGAGGAATAGTAGAAAATGCTGGGTAGTCCCAACAGTAACATACTAGGAACATTTAAATTAAGAAAACATGTGTACCACCTATAAATGATCCATACAAAGCAAACAAtcaaaagaggaaaagaaaaaaggaggggagaaaaaaaCCTACCAAATAGTCCTGCAGTGTGAGAGCCCAGCAAAGTACAGAGCTTGCAGTCAGCTTCCTGATATAATCCAAACAGATCATGGCAGCCAACTTTATAGAGGGGTGGAGTAGACCCTGACAGACAACAGCCAATCCCCACTACAGTGCCGCCCATATGTAGCAACAAATTGATAACCACCAATCCGTGTCCTGTATTTTAAGTCCCAGAAAAATAATAGTCCTCTTgatgcagaggggagggggagctgTGGTAGGCGACCAATGTCCCTCCGATTCTTACTTTGCTCAGTTGCACTGCTGTCACCCTTTTCTCTAGAGTTGGACTATAAGCAGTCATACCAGCGTACAGTGCAAGGTACATTCCACCACAGTAACACTTTGATGTTTTTCTTGGCTGCCGGAGCACAGGCACATTTACAGTAAGATCATGCAAAACATCTACAAATATGTACAACATATGAAAAGAAAACATAGAGtcatggttaatgattcttactctgaatggtctaaggttatcagtggtgtaccccaaggttcagttttgggacccttactttttaatctagttataaatgatattgggtctgggattaaaagtaacatttctgtctttgcagatgacaccaagctatgcagtggaataacgtccttacaggatgtctccaatttacaagccaacctcaatgctctgtctaattgggcgtctatgtggcagatgaggtttaatgttgataaatgtaaagttatgcacatgggggctaagaatatgcatcatacatactagggggagtacaactggggggaccaatggtggagaaggatctgggagaaggatctgggggttttggtagatcataagctcaacaaTAGCATtgaatgccaagctgcggtttccaaagcgagtaaagtcctttcttgtataagggAGGTATGGACTCCATAGAGAGACATcgtctgtacaaatcattagtaagacctcatctggaatatgcagttcagttttaggctccagttctcaaaaaggatatcaggaaactggagaaagtgcagagaagggcaaccaaactgataagaggcatggaggagctcagatatgaggaaagattagaggaactgaatgtattccctcttgagaagaggagattaagggggatatgatctccatgtataaatacataaggggggatatgatctccatgtataaatacataaggggggatatgatcaccatgtataaatatataagggaggatatgatctccatgtataatacataaggggggatatgatcaccatgtataaatacataaggggggatatgatctccatgtataaatacataaggggggatatgatcaccatgtataaatatataagggaggatatgatctccatgtataatacataaggggggatatgatcaccatgtataaatacataaggggggatatgatctccatgtataaatacataaggggggatatgatctccatgtataaatacataaagggggatatgatctccatgtataaatacataaggggggatatgatcaccatgtataaatacataagggaggatatgatctccatgtataaatacataaggggggatatgatctccatgtataatacataaggggggatatgatctccatgtataaatacataaggggggatatgatcaccatgtataaatacataaggggggatatgatcaccatgtataaatacataaggggggatatgatctccatgtataaatacataaggggggatatgatctccatgtataatacataaggggggatatgatctccatgtataaatacataaggggggatatgatcaccatgtataaatacataaggggggatatgatctccatgtataaatacataaggggggatatgatctccatgtataaatacataagggggggatatgatctccatgtataaatacataagggggggatatgatctccatgtataaatatataagaggggatatgatctccatgtataaatatataagaggggatatgatcaccatgtataaatacataagggggggggatatgatctccatgtataaatacataaggggggggatatgatctccatgtataaatacataatccAGGCTGaaaaggctgagataaaaaaaaattaaaaataaactctctcggcctttccagccgcgtcctaggctttgtttacttccgccggcccggaagtgacatcataatgTTGCGCCCGGGCCTCCGTAGGGcctagagatgactggggaccatatggtcaccggaaatctctatggtaaacttctgtCAGGAACCGATTCATTTTCCGGCTCGCCGATCGCATgggcgagccgggagaagcaccggtGGGCGGCGGCAGGGGACGTCCCCCTCCCTCCCGCCACCCaccggtgcttctcccggctcgcccATGCGATCGGCGAGCCGGAAAATTAATCGGTAAGATCGATCAAGCGAGaaagtttatttattcattttttatcacAGCCTTTTCAGCCTGGAgaagagatgtgaggtcttattaaccccacatctctccataaagaggacctgtcatgcaccattactattacaagggatgtttgcattccttgtagtaggaataaaagtgatcaaaacattttttttttaagagaaagtgtaaaaaaaggaaataaaaaaagaaataaaataaagaaaaaaaaatgaaaaaaaaatgtaaagctcccccgtccctgcgtgctcgcgcacagaagcaaacgcatgcgtaagtcacCCCCACATATGTTAAcagcattcaaatcacacatgtgaggtatcaccgcgtgcgttagagcaaaagcaacaattctagcccaggacctcctttgtaactctgaacatgtaacctataaaaaaatcgcctatggagatttttaagtaccgaagtttggcaccatttcatgagtgtacgcaattttaaagcatgacaagttaggtatctatttactttccataacatcatgtttcacattatacaaaaaaaattgggctaactttactgttttttttttaaattcgtgaaacgggttttttttccaaaaaaaaaaacgcatttgaaaaatcgctgtgcaaatatcgtgtgccATAAAAAGtttcaacaactgccattttattcccgagggtctcttctaaaaaaaaaaaaaaaaaaaaaaaaattgggggggaattctgagtaattttctagaaaaaaaattatgatttttacatgtaggagtgaagtgccAGAATTGTCCCGGGTGGGAAGTGGATAATTTTCCTGTGCATCATATAACTTGTTTATCAAAGACTTATAAATGTTGGTTTGAGCTGCCTTGCTAAGGTTTCTTTTTACAGCTCATCAAGTCTGAACACACCTGCCTCAACTTGGAGTTCCCTGTGATAAGTACGATGGACTGTAGGGTGGGAAAGAGTAACATGAGCATAAAACACATCCAGTAAAATTGATTAGTCTGTGAAAGGAACCCAAGGCCCAGCTCTACCACATAGAACATGAGATAAATCACAAGAAGCGATGACATGGTTCTAGCAGCCACTTGATGGACTTTTAGGCTTGTCCCACGAGAATCCTCCATGTTTTGCTTCATGTGATGGGCATGCAAAGAGAGCGAAGCAATAATGCGACCGGTGGTGGCTGTGACAATCAGAAACGGCACAATGCAGTTTACCAATACTGAAATGTAATTGTAATAACTGTTGATTTGATATCCGATAACGATGGCGTCAATCTCCGAAGATGTGAAATTTCCTGCAAACATCTTTGTCGTGGTCCAGATAGAAGGGAGAACGCTGGCGAAGGACATAACTTGAGACAAGAATATCAGCCAAGGGACCAGAAGTTCGACCTTGGTCTTCATCCACCCAAAGCAACCACCTTGGAAGGTAATGATTTTCAAAAAAAAGAACAAGCACAGCCAGGAAGAAAGCCAGGAGCTTGAAAAGATGGCGTAGGACATCAAACCATACAAGATATAGTAAATGTAATCTACAAGCATGAGCCCCACAAAAAAGAAAGCGCACACGATGGTGGCGGCATTTGCAACAGAAAAGCATGTGTTTGAAAGGGCGAGAGAAACCACCAGCTTGTCGCTGGAGTTCAGGCTTTGGCCTTTCAGCCAGTCTCTGAGGTTGACTAGCACAATGAAGGCATTGGTCAAGATCCCTATAGCAACCTCGACCATAAGGATGGCAAAATAGTCATTGGGTGGCAAACCAATAAATACTGAACCCATTTTAGGCAAAGAAGGTGAACAATCCTTCCACCCACAGCTACGTCCTGATATTGAAAAGTCCTATTTATCCATATGCCAAAAAAGAGACCTCTTCCAATTTTCAGGCATATTTCAGGGAGATTGGACAAGACTGGAGAGGTATGGAAGAATTTATAGATAATTGTGTTCAACTTTAATCTACCTGATGTCGTCAGTGAGTGGATTGTTGGATTATTCTTTGATCTCTAGGTTAACACTGATGCAAATAGTGAAATGTTCTTTGGCTGGAAGCTTCATCTGCATTTACGTTGAAGATGTTTTAGGCTTTTCAAAGTAATTCCAACATAAAActcaaaaaagcctaaaaaaaacgtGAAGAGACTAACATATCTTGAGTGTAAATGCAAATATAACTGACATTCAGAGAACGTGACACTATTTGCATCTGACTTAACCTAAGGCTCAAGGAATGATCCCATCATCCACCCAATGATGTCATGGAGTAGATTAGAGTGGAACACCATTATCTATAGCATAAAGTTCAACTAGTCTGGCAGTAGAAGTGAGAGGGCCTAAAATGAACCAAAGCTAGTGAGGGGCCAACACTTTGAAAAGAACACCCAATAATGCATGATAAAAAAGATTTCTGCTTGTATGTAGGGGTGCCCCTGTCCTCCAGAGGCATGAAGGTGACCTCCAGAGCCAGGGgcagctgacattcctcctcagggtgcaggtcactgggcatggtgggtgtaatgcaagttgaaaTCATGGGCACcggtcactttttgaatgcaacaaAAGAGATTTTATCGTCTCTTAACAaggactgggggagagagggtttagggccaggacacccttaggcagatgcaaaagCAATTGACAGACTCCGCAGACCAAAAACAGTAATAGGCAGACAGCGATACGggtagagggcctttaagctggatgcagcacactgtatttgtagaactgctgtcttcTAAAGCAACTGAACTTTCAACAGTCAATATAGAGCAGCACACCTAACTCACAGTATCCCGTTGTAGATattctctcacatctcacagtatcccaccgTAGATcttcacactgagctcccagtctctcactagactttcaAGATCCCAGccaccactggatcccctgagctcttccacagctaacccactgtatactcctcaagttTCACCCACGTTGGGTCCTTGACTGGATGCTGCTGAAGCTTTACCACTTCTTCATCGTCCCCGGCTAgagaaaaaggctgctctggtacttcttcaaaCTTCatgcactggcctctgataacaggagaggTTGTCCCTTGGTGGCAACTGTTTTCCCTTTACCTCTGACCTTGAtcctcacttgcctctggtaacaggagcgGTTGTGCCTtttggcaactgcttctccttctcctctgGCAACATTCGGTTCCCTgtccggctgaacctctgcaaTTTGGTTAGGCTCCCGACCTGAAGCCCCAACCCCGTGCTGCTTCTCAcagtcctggataggcctcagacagcctagagcCAGGTGCtcccggataggcctcaggcttctggcctagcaactggaagcaatacaacacacgtccacccagacagccgtccaggtggcacaggatCACttgaataaataggctctcctagCAGGCCATGGGGCCAAAGAGACTTCTACCAATTGGCTCGGACAACCTATCCACTCCCAACCCAAATTCACTACGCCCTTGTCATTCTAATACCACAGGcggcaatgccacctagtgacagaagagagaagtgcaccaAATTCAGGTTTAGGGCAAAAGTGAGTTGATGACCCCAACAATTAGCCAGGGTggttaccacctagcaaactaaatGTGTGAGCAGCCCTGTTTAGAACCAGGAT
Proteins encoded:
- the LOC141147442 gene encoding taste receptor type 2 member 14-like, whose product is MGSVFIGLPPNDYFAILMVEVAIGILTNAFIVLVNLRDWLKGQSLNSSDKLVVSLALSNTCFSVANAATIVCAFFFVGLMLVDYIYYILYGLMSYAIFSSSWLSSWLCLFFFLKIITFQGGCFGWMKTKVELLVPWLIFLSQVMSFASVLPSIWTTTKMFAGNFTSSEIDAIVIGYQINSYYNYISVLVNCIVPFLIVTATTGRIIASLSLHAHHMKQNMEDSRGTSLKVHQVAARTMSSLLVIYLMFYVVELGLGFLSQTNQFYWMCFMLMLLFPTLQSIVLITGNSKLRQVCSDLMSCKKKP